In 'Nostoc azollae' 0708, the following are encoded in one genomic region:
- a CDS encoding helix-turn-helix domain-containing protein — MERTREEFLIGGLEFGLKDGENLPKPRKLDEKQEAFLIATACSNPLGGRVLWTMRSLAEHLVKVGVIDRISDETIHQTLKKMKLNYG, encoded by the coding sequence GTGGAAAGGACAAGAGAAGAGTTTCTGATTGGTGGACTAGAGTTTGGTTTAAAGGATGGGGAAAATCTACCAAAACCCAGAAAATTAGATGAAAAACAAGAAGCATTTTTGATTGCGACTGCTTGTTCTAATCCGCTAGGAGGAAGAGTGCTTTGGACAATGCGATCATTAGCGGAGCATTTAGTAAAGGTTGGTGTCATAGATCGAATTTCAGACGAGACAATACATCAAACTCTAAAAAAAATGAAATTAAACTATGGTTAA
- a CDS encoding transposase, translated as MYYPQADVIPLVVDNLNIHTPSILYEFLSLRQARCIIQQLGFNYTPKHTSWLNQVEIELSVLPR; from the coding sequence ATTTATTACCCCCAAGCTGATGTCATCCCTTTAGTTGTTGATAACCTAAACATTCATACTCCAAGTATTTTATATGAATTTCTCTCTCTACGACAAGCACGCTGCATTATTCAGCAGTTAGGGTTTAACTATACTCCTAAACACACTTCTTGGTTGAATCAAGTAGAAATTGAATTATCAGTTTTACCTCGCTAA
- a CDS encoding RNA 2'-phosphotransferase, which translates to MSRHHVHLSSDISTARIVGKSHVKLFIFTVYAGVMYVADYIIYCSDSGV; encoded by the coding sequence ATGTCACGTCATCATGTACATTTATCATCTGATATTTCCACAGCTAGAATAGTGGGTAAAAGCCATGTAAAACTCTTTATTTTTACTGTATATGCTGGTGTTATGTATGTAGCAGATTACATTATTTATTGTTCTGATAGTGGTGTTTAG
- a CDS encoding GlsB/YeaQ/YmgE family stress response membrane protein, which translates to MNIIAWIILGVIAGAIAKAIYPGRQGGGILATMVLGMVGALIGGTLVTLLETGRLQFTAATLSIPGIIVAIIGAIIAIFLWGLFTGRTSY; encoded by the coding sequence ATGAATATTATTGCTTGGATAATTCTGGGAGTGATTGCTGGAGCTATAGCTAAAGCTATTTATCCTGGTCGGCAAGGTGGCGGAATTTTAGCAACAATGGTATTAGGTATGGTTGGTGCTTTAATTGGTGGAACTTTAGTTACTTTGTTAGAAACAGGAAGATTACAATTTACCGCTGCAACTTTGAGTATTCCAGGGATAATTGTGGCAATTATTGGTGCAATAATTGCTATTTTTCTTTGGGGATTATTTACTGGACGTACCAGTTATTAG
- a CDS encoding ChaB family protein translates to MPEGYQAERTISAIFKEQKQIDDVIRRLLDRGVPKDHISVMGRNFQSETRISGFITKRDVILGGLRTGAIFGSLFGSFLSLLTGVGVLFIPFVGPIVAAGPIGALLLGAASGAIAGSAGAGLISVFTALGMPEDKAAVYQTRLQAGEFLLMAEIASERTGEFQLLLESAGGEEIQTIGQALTHPCPGPYNSPENLSPEVRAHLSEEAQRTFIQRYNTVLNDTSDQFTAEQSAWDAVHQQFDEDENGVWSRVKVGV, encoded by the coding sequence GTGCCAGAAGGATATCAAGCAGAGCGTACTATCTCCGCTATATTTAAAGAACAAAAGCAAATTGATGATGTAATTCGACGTTTACTAGATAGAGGTGTACCGAAGGATCATATTTCGGTAATGGGTAGGAATTTCCAGTCAGAAACGCGAATTTCTGGTTTTATTACTAAGCGAGATGTAATTTTAGGAGGTTTGAGAACAGGGGCAATTTTTGGTTCTTTGTTTGGTTCATTCCTCAGCTTATTGACAGGTGTCGGTGTATTGTTTATTCCCTTTGTGGGACCAATTGTAGCAGCAGGACCGATTGGTGCTTTGTTGCTGGGTGCTGCAAGTGGTGCGATCGCAGGTAGTGCTGGTGCTGGCTTGATATCAGTTTTTACGGCTTTAGGGATGCCAGAAGACAAAGCTGCGGTTTACCAAACCCGGTTACAAGCTGGAGAGTTCTTATTAATGGCAGAAATTGCGAGCGAGCGCACTGGAGAATTTCAACTGCTATTAGAAAGTGCTGGAGGTGAAGAAATTCAGACTATTGGTCAAGCACTAACTCATCCTTGTCCTGGTCCATATAACAGCCCAGAAAACTTGTCTCCTGAAGTTCGCGCTCATCTATCAGAAGAAGCACAGCGCACATTTATTCAGCGTTATAACACCGTACTCAATGATACAAGTGACCAATTTACCGCTGAACAATCTGCTTGGGATGCAGTTCATCAACAATTTGATGAAGATGAGAATGGTGTTTGGTCAAGAGTAAAGGTCGGTGTTTAA